TCAGCAAGGTCGACATTGGTAATAGAGCAGTCGCTCTGCAATTCTCGTAAAATAGCTTTATCTGTCCGATCAAGAAACACTATTCACCTCACTCACCCATTATCAGAATAAAATACATTTATGGCTCTAAATTACAGCAATAATTTTTCAAATCTACTCTAAACTAATTAACTTGTAGAAGAATGATGCAGGTAAATAGATAATTATTGCCCTAATCCATCTAAAACTCATACATGAACGTCGGTTTTTTGGTTCTTATCAAGATAAATTTATGAAGTAACTGCGTGTTGCTTTATCAAAACTTAATGCAATAGAGGTAATAAAAGTCCTACCGGTGGATATCGTTTGTCCCAAATTCAAGTTACTTATAAATGCATTAAAAGGATAATGTTTCATGTGGAACAATACGTTCATCATCCATATATCAAATCAGATTAAAGAGATCATCCGAGTCTATCTGGTTTTAGTCAAGGTAATGCTTCCGGCTGTCATTATCGTAAAACTATTAGACTTAGTTGGCGCCACAGATCTACTTGCTTACTGTCTTTCTCCTGCAATGGACATTGTAGGGTTACCGCAAGAAATGGGCTTGGTATGGGCCGTCGCCTTATTAACCAATATATATACCGCTATGGTGGTGTTCTACTCAATTGCCGCTAATAATGCAATTTCTGTCGCGGACATTTCGGTGCTAGGAGTCATGATATTAATTGCTCATGGACTACCTGTAGAGGGTGCTATAGCCAAGTCATTAGGTATTCGATGGAGAGTCACATTACTTGTAAGAGTGGGAGGAGCGTTATTATTAGGGTCAATATTGAACCTTTTATATTCAACTCTGCAATGGAAACAAGAACCAATTGCTTTATCTTGGGCACCAACTACAAGTCATTCGTTTGGATGGATTCAGTGGAGTATTGAACAAGCGCAACTTTTTGCTTCTATCTTTGTCATTCTAACCGCCCTCATCATAATGCTGCGAATTCTACGCTTACTTGGAATTGAGGCACTACTGCACACATTACTATCACCGTTATTAAGAGGGCTAACATTAGGTAAAGAGGCCGCCAACATTACAATTATTGGAATGACTCTGGGCATTTCATTTGGTGCAGGATTACTCATCGATGAAGTGAAAAAAGGGCACATTAGTAAACGGGATACTGTACTTGTCATGGGTTTCCTTGGGTTATGTCACAGCATAATTGAAGACACACTATTGATACTATTGCTCGGCGCTGACGTATACGCCATTCTTTGGGGAAGGCTTGTTTTCGCTATCTGCATCGTTGCTATTTGGGGACGAATGTATAAGCAATAAATTACAAGGTTAAGTAAACTGGAGCAACCGCCGAAAATAGCGGTGACCAAAAAAGCTTCTTCGCTTTTAAACACTACGCTTATACCTTGTGTAGAATAGGAACCGACTTTAGCAATGCGTTTGAATCCCTTTTTTTGTAATTCATTTATTATTACCTGCTGCTATAATTAGCCAACATATCAACTGTAACAAAAATGATAGAACAAATTGATTTAGACATGAAAGCTTGGACTAGTTTCTGGTATTCTTTCGGCGCAAAACTATCTTCATCGAGATCCCCTTTAAAACTTCGATTTTCATCAGAGTTTTGGGATGAATTCGAACCCTTGAATGTAGTGCATTTTTGATAACTCTTGAGGCGATAAACCTAATGTCATCTGGACGTATAATTCCACGCTCACTTTTAAAGCTCCCTCTCTCTTTATTAGTAAAGAGTACCGCTATTCCTACTGAGCCAATCAGAGATTTAGACATCGATTTGGATAAACCTATCGTCTACGCACTCCCATTTCGTTCCAATGTTGACCTTTTTACATTGAGAAGAAAAGCATTAGAAATCGGTTTACCTGATCCTCTTTTGCCATTAAAGATAAACGGGAAAGAGTTAGGTCGATATGTCTATATTAGTTCGAGGCCAACAATACTCAAAAATGACAAGCACATACCAAGTGCTTCCATTGCTCTATTTAGCGATTTATTGACGTTGCATGGAGAAGATACAGAACTAGATGTTCAAGTTATACCTGCGACCGTTTTATGGGGAAGAAAACCGGGTAAAGAAGCCGATCTAAGACCTTATTTACGCGCAATGAATGGCCCACAAAAAGCCGCAGCAGTCATCGTTTCTGGTCGTGATTGCCAAGTGAGGTTTAGTCCCGTTGTTTCGCTTCGTTATATGGCAGATGTACATGGTACAGATGAATCGATAGCGCATAAACTCGCTCGAGTAGCACGAACTCACTTCTCAAGACAAAAGCTAGCCGCTATTGGGCCTAAACTCCCTAATCGCGAGCAATTATTTACTCGGCTACTCGATTCAGAAGTGATCCAAAAAGCTATCGAAAATGAAGCCAGCAGTAAAAATATCAGTCTCGAAAAGGCGCGGAAAGAAGCGCACTCGATACTCGATGAAATTGCCGCCAATTTCTCATATTCTCTGATTAAGAACGGAGAGCGAATACTGGGTTGGTTATGGAATAAGCTTTATAAAGGGCTTAACATTAGCAACGCCACGACGGTACGTCGATTGGCACAGGATGGACATGAAATAGTTTACGTCCCGTGTCATCGAAGCCATATGGATTATTTATTGCTTTCTTACGTCCTTTACCATGAGGGGATGGTTCCTCCTCATATTGCTGCAGGCATCAATCTTAACTTCTTCCCCGCAGGCTATATATTTCGTCGTGGCGGTGCCTTTTTTATTCGTCGCAGCTTCAAAGGAAATAAACTCTACTCCACTATATTCCGTGAATACCTCTCTGAGTTATTTACTAAAGGTTACTCGGTTGAGTATTTTAGTGAAGGTGGTCGTTCTCGTACTGGTAGACTACTGCCAGCAAAAACAGGCATGCTAGCCATGACTATCCAAACGATGTTACGAGAACAGAGCCGCCCTGTTACCCTCGTCCCAGTCTACATTGGCTATGAACATGTAATGGAAGTATCCACTTACGCGAAAGAGCTACGTGGAAAACGCAAAGAAAAAGAGAACGCAGGACAGGTACTTAAAACGATACGTAAGCTTCGTAATTTTGGTCAAGGTTATGTAAACTTTGGCGAACCAATCCCTCTAAACCAATTCCTTAACGAAGAAGTCCCGGA
This portion of the Vibrio sp. VB16 genome encodes:
- the plsB gene encoding glycerol-3-phosphate 1-O-acyltransferase PlsB; its protein translation is MSSGRIIPRSLLKLPLSLLVKSTAIPTEPIRDLDIDLDKPIVYALPFRSNVDLFTLRRKALEIGLPDPLLPLKINGKELGRYVYISSRPTILKNDKHIPSASIALFSDLLTLHGEDTELDVQVIPATVLWGRKPGKEADLRPYLRAMNGPQKAAAVIVSGRDCQVRFSPVVSLRYMADVHGTDESIAHKLARVARTHFSRQKLAAIGPKLPNREQLFTRLLDSEVIQKAIENEASSKNISLEKARKEAHSILDEIAANFSYSLIKNGERILGWLWNKLYKGLNISNATTVRRLAQDGHEIVYVPCHRSHMDYLLLSYVLYHEGMVPPHIAAGINLNFFPAGYIFRRGGAFFIRRSFKGNKLYSTIFREYLSELFTKGYSVEYFSEGGRSRTGRLLPAKTGMLAMTIQTMLREQSRPVTLVPVYIGYEHVMEVSTYAKELRGKRKEKENAGQVLKTIRKLRNFGQGYVNFGEPIPLNQFLNEEVPEWKQDINPLDPPRPKWLTPTVNKLAVKMMTHINDAAAANALTLCATALLASRQRALSKDTLVVQIDSYLSLLKNVPYSDTFTMPDKTATELVEHAVSLDKFVIETDTMGDIVSLDRNQSILMTYYRNNIIHLFAIPSLISHLVVRHESISVKYIKSVVHQLYPFLKKELFLNYDQSNIDQTVESILDELVGQKLVCRTEDNISIDQPRIQSLMLLARTIAETLQRYAISINLLGANPELEKPELEKKCQEVAQRLGRLHGINAPEFFDKGVFTSLFTTLKEQQYIDADGNCNLENTQHLADMLSALLPTEVKLTIQENLYSEVK